In Brachypodium distachyon strain Bd21 chromosome 2, Brachypodium_distachyon_v3.0, whole genome shotgun sequence, one genomic interval encodes:
- the LOC106866020 gene encoding formin-like protein 16: MSGGLWIPPPPPQPRPPKGKKPAAESGKGGQDRGSARPADLDSDDSLLGVGGDSDSDDNDGNAPPEAGGVALEGDDDEDDVPLVRRSIAERACRREASLQPQTPHVDAGTGASAGSAAAAAAVPATPAAPPVPPARSAPPVRSILADRVLKLNPPGSSRKKGQASTSPAAPAKKPHPASGGGDKDAPDVAVTAAAAAAGDRRVPDPSLQGTAPTAGTHKLKYFLF; encoded by the exons atgaGTGGAGGATTGTggatcccccccccccccccgcaacCTAGGCCCCCCAAAGGCAAGAAGCCGGCTGCCGAGTCGGGGAAGGGCGGCCAGGACCGAGGCTCCGCCAGACCGGCGGACTTGGACTCCGACGATTCCTTgctgggcgtcggaggagactcCGACTCTGATGACAACGACGGCAACGCTCCACCGGAAGCTGGCGGGGTCGCACTGGAGGGGGACGATGATgaagacgacgtccccctggtgaggcggtccATAGCAGAGCGGGCGTGCAGGCGGGAGGCCAGCCTGCAGCCTCAGACACCTCACGTCgatgcggggactggggcctCCGCCGgtagcgcggcggcggcagcagccgtCCCGGCTACCCCGGCGGCTCCGCCAGTCCCCCCCGCACGAAGCGCCCCCCCGGTGAGaagcatcctggcggacagggtgctcaagctcaacccacCGGG GTCTTCGAGGAAGAAGGGGCAGGCCAGTACTTCGCCGGCGGCCCCGGCCAAGAAACCCCACCCGGCGTCGGGCGGCGGTGACAAGGACGCCCCTGATGTGGCTGTTactgcggcggcagctgccgctggggaCAGAAGGGTCCCCGACCCAAGCTTGCAGGGCACCGCCCCGACAGCAGGTACACACAAGCTCAAGTACTTCCTCTTCTGA
- the LOC104582558 gene encoding uncharacterized protein LOC104582558, with translation MSKRQYMLQPCCHTAKRRPHEPRQHVYLVVDDWERGYSVRKVDVDVFDSYAGADLDEQAEPLPDPPVVRFDGPHCRLHHFGGHGTNILAMPVSSTADSSFPVFDTKTLGLSLCAHPNGEKVWRKPVFASVAGKLYMMVGSCVCVLDAPPCRDIIDEHTQWSWTICSALAPLQSAHIVSYAVHPDGRSLFVSEVASTFCLDTGNLGWTCQGKWVMPFKGQAYFDGELDAWVGFCRHKGGVGYVCSCDVPPVATAAKCGSMPAWKLGKDQLFSADNERHLGATLLHLGNSDYCLIESLVHKDDQPFELCHGPRRRVLYMTRFVLKYDKNGDLRTTRLRVHSYDMTEAHIFNDICSTPVAFWM, from the coding sequence ATGTCTAAGCGGCAGTACATGCTCCAGCCATGTTGCCACACGGCCAAGCGGCGGCCGCATGAACCGCGACAGCATGTCTATCTCGTGGTCGATGACTGGGAAAGGGGATACAGCGTCCGCAAGGTAGACGTCGACGTCTTCGACTCTtacgccggcgccgacctgGATGAGCAGGCTGAGCCCCTCCCAGATCCCCCCGTTGTGCGCTTTGACGGCCCTCACTGCCGTTTGCATCATTTCGGCGGGCATGGCACCAACATACTGGCCATGCCGGTCTCGAGCACCGCTGACAGCTCGTTCCCTGTATTCGACACAAAAACGCTGGGACTCAGCCTCTGCGCACACCCCAACGGCGAGAAGGTATGGCGCAAGCCTGTCTTCGCATCTGTTGCCGGCAAGCTTTACATGATGGTGGGATCCTGCGTATGTGTGCTTGATGCCCCGCCATGCCGCGACATCATTGACGAACACACACAGTGGTCTTGGACCATATGCTCAGCCTTGGCTCCGCTGCAGTCTGCTCACATCGTGTCCTACGCGGTGCACCCTGACGGCCGGTCACTCTTCGTCTCTGAAGTGGCAAGCACCTTCTGCTTGGACACTGGGAACCTCGGCTGGACATGCCAAGGCAAATGGGTCATGCCATTCAAAGGCCAAGCCTACTTTGACGGCGAGCTTGATGCTTGGGTAGGATTCTGCCGTCACAAAGGCGGCGTTGGCTACGTCTGCTCCTGCGATGTTCCGCCTGTTGCCACGGCTGCCAAATGCGGTAGCATGCCAGCTTGGAAGCTCGGAAAGGACCAGCTCTTCTCTGCAGACAATGAGAGGCACCTAGGTGCCACCCTTCTCCATCTGGGGAACAGCGACTACTGCCTAATTGAGTCTCTCGTGCACAAGGATGATCAGCCTTTCGAACTCTGTCATGGGCCACGCCGCCGTGTGTTGTACATGACAAGGTTTGTTCTCAAGTATGATAAAAATGGAGACCTCCGGACAACACGGCTAAGAGTGCACTCCTACGACATGACTGAAGCGCATATATTTAATGACATCTGTTCTACTCCTGTGGCATTCTGGATGTAG